One window from the genome of Dyadobacter sp. CECT 9275 encodes:
- the mreC gene encoding rod shape-determining protein MreC: protein MLQLVDFIVRNRFFLVFVLLETLSIWMVVRNNTYWGATYFNTSNYYVAKTLALSNSVSEYTHLDDINADLASENAHLHALVATLSQAKPLDAPAGYVPDSAFAERFSYTVAKVVDNETNKPNNVITIDKGTAHGIAPGMGVISATGVVGKVRFCSENYSIITSILHSQFMVSTKLVRSNEIGYAKWPGKDPDLIDLVDVSKYTKVYKGDSAVTSNQNSVFPPGIMVGKVESVEVNPNQTFYNIVLQLATDFRNLSYVYVVKNQQLGEQEQLKQRTETTK from the coding sequence GCTGCTGGAAACACTCAGTATCTGGATGGTTGTGCGCAATAATACCTATTGGGGAGCGACGTATTTTAATACCTCCAATTATTACGTAGCCAAAACGCTCGCACTCTCCAACTCGGTGAGCGAGTATACCCACCTGGACGATATCAATGCCGACCTGGCCAGTGAAAATGCGCACCTTCACGCGCTGGTGGCTACGCTGAGCCAGGCAAAACCGCTGGATGCTCCTGCCGGTTATGTACCCGACTCTGCCTTTGCTGAGAGATTTTCCTATACCGTTGCCAAGGTGGTTGACAACGAGACCAATAAACCCAACAATGTAATCACCATTGATAAAGGTACCGCCCACGGCATCGCGCCGGGTATGGGTGTGATTTCGGCCACAGGTGTGGTGGGTAAGGTACGTTTCTGTTCGGAAAACTATTCCATCATCACTTCCATACTGCATTCCCAGTTTATGGTTTCAACCAAGCTCGTCAGAAGTAACGAGATAGGGTATGCCAAATGGCCCGGCAAAGATCCCGACCTGATTGACCTGGTTGACGTGTCAAAATATACCAAGGTTTACAAAGGCGATTCTGCCGTGACCTCTAACCAGAACTCCGTTTTCCCGCCGGGCATCATGGTAGGAAAAGTCGAAAGCGTAGAAGTAAACCCTAATCAGACTTTTTACAACATCGTCCTGCAGCTGGCTACTGACTTTCGGAATCTTTCCTATGTATATGTAGTCAAAAATCAACAGCTTGGGGAGCAGGAACAACTTAAACAAAGAACAGAAACTACTAAATGA
- a CDS encoding phosphohydrolase, with protein MNDSLNTPSVTDEAQPPHMKHSCEHHAECMKIIQAILDGEATEEEKDHFRDNMDKCIPCIESYRLEKCIKDSLNFKLEKKPCPQSILNTIISKINS; from the coding sequence ATGAATGACTCATTGAATACGCCTTCGGTGACAGACGAAGCGCAGCCCCCACACATGAAGCATAGTTGTGAGCACCATGCCGAATGTATGAAAATTATTCAGGCCATTCTGGACGGCGAGGCGACAGAGGAAGAAAAAGACCATTTCAGGGATAACATGGACAAATGCATCCCTTGTATCGAATCCTATAGGCTCGAAAAATGTATCAAGGATTCTCTTAATTTCAAACTGGAGAAAAAGCCCTGCCCCCAAAGTATTCTTAACACGATCATTTCTAAAATAAACAGTTAA
- the gmk gene encoding guanylate kinase, with amino-acid sequence MKGKLIIFSAPSGSGKTTVVRHLLNKFPDLLAFSVSAATRERREHEVDGKDYYFIPKKEFRERISLNEFAEWEEVYAGNYYGTFKAEIERLWEQGKHVLFDVDVKGGLKLKETYRDRALAVFVKVSSEEEIIRRLSGRGTETEKSLETRLGKVRYELSFENKFDRVLVNDNLEMALKEAEQMVLDYISAD; translated from the coding sequence GTGAAAGGTAAGCTTATCATTTTTTCTGCTCCTTCCGGTTCCGGAAAGACGACGGTTGTCCGTCATTTGTTAAATAAATTTCCTGATCTGCTGGCATTTTCTGTTTCTGCCGCCACCCGCGAAAGGCGGGAACACGAGGTGGACGGGAAGGATTACTACTTTATTCCCAAGAAAGAATTCAGGGAGCGTATCTCGCTTAATGAATTTGCGGAATGGGAGGAAGTTTATGCCGGAAATTACTACGGTACCTTCAAAGCTGAAATTGAACGGCTCTGGGAACAGGGAAAGCATGTTTTATTTGATGTGGATGTAAAAGGCGGCCTTAAATTAAAAGAAACCTACCGCGACAGAGCTCTGGCTGTTTTTGTGAAGGTATCGTCGGAGGAAGAGATCATTCGCAGGCTCAGCGGGCGTGGTACCGAAACCGAAAAATCACTGGAAACACGCCTTGGAAAAGTGCGTTATGAACTGAGCTTCGAAAATAAATTCGACCGGGTGCTGGTGAATGATAACCTTGAGATGGCCCTTAAGGAAGCCGAGCAGATGGTCCTGGATTATATCTCCGCGGATTAA
- a CDS encoding sigma-70 family RNA polymerase sigma factor — MIVAMSETLANNEYTDDLRYEVFNREFMPHIDSMYNFAFRLTMDEDDANDLVQDTYLKAFRFISSFEQGTNAKAWLFRILKNSFINDYRKKSKEPSKVDYQEVETTYNSEEASDTTYTVDLRADAVQELIGDEVANALNALPVDFRTVIILCDIEGFTYEEMAKILDIPIGTVRSRLHRARNLLKEKLRSYASSMGYDS, encoded by the coding sequence ATGATAGTTGCCATGTCAGAAACGCTCGCGAACAATGAATATACGGACGACCTTCGCTACGAAGTTTTCAACCGTGAGTTCATGCCCCATATTGACTCCATGTATAACTTCGCCTTCCGTCTTACAATGGACGAAGACGACGCCAATGACCTGGTGCAGGATACCTACTTAAAGGCCTTTCGCTTTATTTCTTCTTTCGAACAGGGTACCAATGCGAAAGCCTGGCTGTTTAGAATATTAAAAAACAGCTTTATTAACGATTATCGCAAAAAAAGTAAGGAGCCGTCCAAAGTAGATTATCAGGAAGTTGAGACCACATACAACTCAGAAGAAGCGTCAGACACCACCTATACCGTCGACCTGCGGGCCGACGCCGTACAGGAGCTGATCGGCGATGAAGTGGCCAATGCGCTCAATGCACTGCCTGTTGATTTCAGAACGGTTATTATTCTTTGTGATATTGAGGGCTTCACCTATGAAGAAATGGCAAAGATCCTGGACATCCCCATTGGCACAGTCCGCTCAAGACTACACCGTGCGCGTAACCTTTTGAAAGAAAAACTCAGAAGTTATGCCAGTTCTATGGGATATGATTCATAA